A single region of the Erythrobacter sp. genome encodes:
- a CDS encoding class I SAM-dependent methyltransferase, which yields MSVELQHPMKPQSTPDEIARGRFVSGIRSLILNDLAADMGAAYEKRAAPAFRKAHGRDPETSREAHEALRGDPAFNIYSAMRVQAQKMVWASIADSVEREAERLAEEARSAEGPGSLTLDPALEVPKNVHAIDVHLMPGSYVRGEDSLEAGAVYDRGLAVFSMGLMGANLDDIGLSMSQYIRQRFPDFAPSRILDTGCTVGHNTLPWKLAYPDAEVVAIDAAPGPLRYASARAKMQGQEVHFKQMCADDLAFEDESFDVVWSSMFLHELSKKARAKCFEEAFRVLKPGGLMVHMELPPNEQMGAFEGFYLDWDSYYNNEPYYKGYRDEVPRELCSRAGFAGEDFFEFVVPSVGIYGEQAVTDAAKGDRAEGVGQQTTGRLAEGVMWYGFGAWKK from the coding sequence ATGAGCGTCGAACTCCAGCACCCCATGAAGCCGCAATCGACCCCGGACGAGATCGCGCGCGGGCGCTTCGTTTCGGGCATCCGCAGCCTGATCCTGAACGACCTCGCCGCCGACATGGGCGCGGCCTACGAAAAGCGCGCCGCCCCGGCCTTTCGCAAGGCACACGGGCGCGATCCCGAAACCAGCCGCGAGGCGCACGAGGCTTTGCGCGGCGATCCCGCCTTCAACATCTATTCCGCGATGCGCGTGCAGGCGCAGAAGATGGTCTGGGCGAGCATCGCGGACAGCGTCGAGCGCGAGGCCGAACGGCTCGCCGAGGAAGCGCGCAGCGCCGAAGGGCCGGGCTCGCTCACGCTCGATCCCGCGCTCGAGGTTCCAAAGAACGTCCACGCGATCGACGTCCACCTGATGCCGGGAAGCTACGTGCGGGGCGAGGACAGCCTCGAGGCGGGCGCGGTCTACGACCGGGGGCTCGCCGTGTTCTCGATGGGGCTGATGGGGGCGAACCTCGACGACATCGGCCTGTCGATGAGCCAGTATATCCGCCAGCGCTTTCCCGATTTCGCGCCCTCGCGCATCCTCGATACCGGATGCACGGTGGGCCACAACACGCTGCCGTGGAAACTGGCCTACCCGGATGCCGAGGTTGTCGCCATCGACGCGGCGCCCGGCCCGCTTCGCTACGCCTCGGCGCGGGCGAAGATGCAGGGGCAGGAGGTTCACTTCAAACAGATGTGCGCCGACGACCTCGCTTTCGAGGACGAAAGTTTCGACGTCGTGTGGTCGTCGATGTTCCTGCACGAATTGTCGAAGAAAGCCCGCGCCAAGTGCTTCGAGGAAGCTTTCCGCGTGCTCAAACCCGGGGGGCTGATGGTACACATGGAACTGCCGCCGAACGAGCAGATGGGCGCGTTCGAGGGGTTCTATCTCGACTGGGACAGCTATTACAACAACGAGCCTTACTACAAGGGCTACCGCGACGAGGTGCCGCGAGAGCTGTGCTCCCGCGCAGGGTTCGCCGGGGAGGATTTCTTCGAATTCGTCGTGCCGTCCGTCGGCATTTACGGCGAACAGGCCGTGACCGACGCGGCGAAGGGCGACCGGGCGGAGGGCGTCGGCCAGCAGACCACCGGGCGCCTTGCCGAAGGGGTGATGTGGTACGGCTTCGGAGCATGGAAGAAGTGA
- a CDS encoding DUF1330 domain-containing protein yields MIAAAFALILQPAGVEAGAAPPPPQSTCDAPVYMVVEGRTFDRDRMLAYGRAIAESRLYEELGGYYVTVPRPLEVFEGEVPADYVNLTVRFPCIENARAFWNSRVYREEILPIRQNPPAGDYTVTIYAEAPLREDMVGKVGDNRFTADFSGVEVEQVDEPVVGPQAKGDSE; encoded by the coding sequence ATGATCGCCGCCGCCTTCGCTCTCATCCTGCAACCGGCAGGCGTGGAGGCGGGCGCGGCGCCGCCCCCGCCGCAATCGACCTGCGACGCGCCCGTCTACATGGTGGTCGAGGGCCGGACCTTCGACCGCGACCGGATGCTCGCCTATGGCCGCGCCATCGCCGAAAGCCGGCTCTACGAGGAACTGGGCGGCTATTACGTGACCGTCCCGCGCCCGCTCGAAGTGTTCGAGGGGGAGGTTCCGGCGGACTACGTCAACCTCACCGTGCGTTTCCCCTGCATCGAAAACGCGCGCGCGTTCTGGAACAGCCGCGTCTACCGCGAGGAGATCCTGCCGATCCGCCAGAACCCTCCGGCGGGCGATTACACCGTCACCATTTATGCCGAGGCGCCGCTGCGCGAGGATATGGTAGGAAAGGTGGGCGACAACCGGTTCACCGCCGATTTCTCGGGCGTCGAGGTCGAACAGGTGGACGAGCCCGTGGTCGGGCCGCAAGCGAAAGGAGACAGCGAATGA
- a CDS encoding aldehyde dehydrogenase family protein, protein MKARNPRTGEEDYDFLESSREEIAATAARLREAQAEWEAIGPAGRTVVLTRFADAIDAHAAEIAGALAVDTGRGTVSMIEVQGCAGNIRRWAQRGPELFDRLDVEAHPSAVPGVEIVTNYSAFPLFGAIAPWNFPVILSHIDAVPALMAGCAAMVKPSEVTPRFVEPMRAVLAEVPELPLAYVMGGPEVGQALIEEVDYVCFTGSTATGRKVAEAAARALIPANLELGGKDPMIVTANADPDWAAGVALRSSVVATGQACQSIERVYVAREIAEPFVKALVAAAERVELTYPDPHTGHLGPFIFPAQAEKVQAHIDDARSHGARVLTGGEVEVLGGGKYLRPTVLADVTPQMKVMREETFGPVIPVTVYDDIEGAIAQANDTEYGLSAAVLAGSLDEATAIGVRLDAGAISLQDGAMTSFVGDATNQSRGCSGLGPSRMGDSGMLRFLRERALIRQMGDPLPIDAYAERGAS, encoded by the coding sequence ATGAAGGCCCGCAACCCGCGCACCGGCGAGGAGGACTACGACTTCCTCGAAAGCTCGCGTGAGGAAATCGCCGCGACCGCCGCGCGGCTGCGCGAGGCGCAGGCCGAGTGGGAGGCAATCGGCCCCGCCGGGCGGACGGTCGTACTCACCCGCTTCGCCGACGCAATCGACGCCCACGCCGCCGAGATCGCGGGCGCGCTCGCGGTCGATACGGGGCGCGGCACCGTCTCCATGATCGAGGTGCAGGGCTGCGCGGGGAACATCCGCCGCTGGGCGCAGCGCGGGCCGGAACTCTTCGACCGGCTCGACGTCGAGGCGCATCCTTCCGCCGTGCCGGGCGTCGAGATCGTCACCAACTACTCCGCCTTCCCCCTGTTCGGCGCGATCGCCCCTTGGAACTTCCCGGTGATCCTCTCCCATATCGACGCGGTCCCGGCGCTGATGGCGGGCTGCGCGGCGATGGTGAAGCCGTCCGAAGTCACGCCGCGCTTCGTCGAGCCGATGCGCGCCGTGCTGGCCGAGGTTCCCGAACTGCCGCTGGCCTATGTCATGGGCGGGCCCGAGGTCGGGCAGGCGCTGATCGAGGAGGTGGACTATGTCTGCTTCACCGGCTCCACCGCCACGGGCCGCAAGGTCGCCGAAGCCGCCGCGCGCGCACTGATCCCGGCCAATCTCGAACTCGGCGGCAAAGATCCGATGATTGTCACCGCCAATGCCGACCCCGACTGGGCGGCGGGGGTGGCGCTGCGCTCGAGCGTGGTCGCCACCGGGCAGGCGTGCCAGTCGATCGAGCGGGTCTATGTCGCGCGCGAAATCGCCGAGCCTTTCGTCAAGGCACTGGTCGCCGCCGCCGAGCGGGTCGAACTGACATATCCGGACCCGCACACAGGCCATCTCGGCCCCTTCATCTTTCCCGCGCAGGCCGAGAAAGTGCAGGCGCATATCGACGATGCGCGCTCGCACGGCGCGCGGGTATTGACCGGCGGCGAGGTCGAGGTGCTGGGCGGCGGGAAATACCTGCGCCCCACCGTGCTCGCCGACGTCACCCCGCAGATGAAGGTCATGCGCGAGGAGACCTTCGGCCCCGTGATCCCGGTCACGGTCTATGACGACATCGAGGGCGCGATCGCGCAAGCGAACGACACCGAATACGGGCTTTCTGCCGCCGTGCTTGCGGGCTCGCTCGACGAGGCGACGGCGATTGGCGTCAGGCTCGATGCGGGGGCAATCAGCTTGCAGGACGGGGCGATGACGAGCTTCGTCGGCGATGCCACCAACCAGTCGCGCGGCTGCTCGGGCCTCGGCCCGTCGCGCATGGGCGATTCGGGAATGCTCCGCTTCCTGCGCGAGCGGGCGCTGATCCGCCAGATGGGCGATCCCCTTCCCATCGATGCCTATGCCGAGCGGGGCGCTTCCTGA
- a CDS encoding polysaccharide deacetylase family protein, with amino-acid sequence MSTLPDSYTQYPKRREGYDHDLYEWSNLHERPAVTWPKGSVAVWLCVSLEWFPIVPGGPFKAPGHMVTPYPDYRHYTARDYGNRVGAWRMLEAFEKAGVKASFATNAAIAERYPELIAAVQAGGHEIIAHSTDMNGTIDASLGEEAERALIGDAMARLETATGARPKGWLSIARQQSFATLDILKAEGLTYCCDWVNDEMPYRFSNGLVDLPLNHELSDRQIVTVQQKSADSWGESLRDAFDWLAREAKEKGGGRMLPVHLTPYIMGLPYRIHALEALLADLAGREETWFARGEDIVACWESQQ; translated from the coding sequence ATGAGCACGCTTCCCGACAGCTACACGCAATATCCCAAGCGCCGCGAGGGCTACGACCACGACCTTTACGAATGGTCGAACCTGCATGAACGCCCGGCGGTCACTTGGCCGAAAGGCTCGGTCGCGGTGTGGCTCTGCGTCAGCCTCGAGTGGTTTCCGATCGTCCCGGGCGGCCCTTTCAAGGCGCCCGGCCACATGGTCACGCCCTATCCCGACTATCGCCACTACACCGCGCGCGACTACGGCAACCGTGTCGGCGCGTGGCGGATGCTCGAAGCCTTCGAGAAAGCGGGGGTCAAGGCCAGCTTCGCGACCAACGCCGCGATTGCCGAGCGTTACCCCGAGCTGATCGCAGCGGTGCAGGCGGGCGGGCACGAGATCATCGCCCATTCGACCGACATGAACGGCACCATCGACGCCTCGCTCGGCGAAGAGGCCGAGCGCGCGCTGATCGGGGACGCCATGGCGCGGCTGGAGACAGCGACAGGCGCGCGGCCGAAGGGCTGGCTTTCCATCGCGCGCCAGCAGAGCTTTGCGACGCTCGATATTCTCAAGGCCGAGGGGCTGACCTATTGCTGCGACTGGGTGAACGACGAGATGCCCTATCGTTTCTCCAATGGCCTGGTCGACCTGCCGCTCAATCACGAACTCAGCGACCGCCAGATCGTCACCGTCCAGCAGAAGAGCGCCGACAGCTGGGGCGAGAGCCTGCGCGACGCCTTCGACTGGCTTGCGCGCGAGGCGAAGGAAAAGGGCGGCGGGCGGATGCTGCCGGTGCATCTCACCCCCTACATCATGGGCCTGCCCTATCGCATCCACGCGCTCGAGGCCCTGCTCGCCGACCTCGCGGGGCGCGAGGAGACATGGTTCGCGCGCGGCGAGGATATCGTCGCCTGTTGGGAGAGCCAGCAATGA
- a CDS encoding polysaccharide deacetylase family protein has translation MQEGAPDPGLYDYHPYEGRAKIEWPGGKTCAVWVAPNLEYYEIDPPIHPKRTPWPHPAPSVVGYSHRDHSNRVSHWRMAEVMTRHGFPGSVSLSVALCQHHPEVVADAAARGWEFFSHGIYNTRYSYDMTEAQERAIIEDSIDTVQKATGQRIRGWLAPALTHTPRTLDLLAEYGFDYTCDLYHDDQVQEVKVASGKLASIPYSLEVNDHYGFFVYNMSGREYAETLVKQYERLASEGEKSGTVMCIPLHAYLIGQPHRIGPFEEALEHIAKDGRAWLATAGEIVDAWRAQVA, from the coding sequence ATGCAGGAAGGCGCGCCGGATCCGGGGCTTTACGATTACCACCCTTACGAGGGGCGGGCGAAGATCGAGTGGCCGGGCGGAAAGACCTGCGCCGTGTGGGTCGCGCCCAATCTCGAATATTACGAGATCGACCCGCCGATCCATCCCAAGCGCACCCCGTGGCCGCACCCCGCGCCCAGCGTCGTGGGCTATTCCCACCGCGATCATTCCAACCGCGTGAGCCACTGGCGCATGGCCGAGGTGATGACCCGCCACGGCTTTCCCGGATCGGTCAGCCTCTCGGTCGCGCTGTGCCAGCACCATCCCGAGGTCGTCGCGGACGCGGCGGCGCGTGGCTGGGAGTTCTTCAGCCACGGCATCTACAACACGCGCTATTCCTACGACATGACCGAGGCGCAGGAGCGCGCGATCATCGAGGACTCCATCGACACGGTCCAGAAGGCGACCGGCCAGCGCATCCGCGGCTGGCTCGCGCCCGCGCTGACGCACACGCCGCGCACCCTGGACCTGCTTGCCGAATACGGCTTCGACTACACCTGCGACCTCTATCACGACGACCAGGTGCAGGAGGTGAAGGTTGCCTCAGGCAAGCTCGCCTCGATCCCCTACAGCCTCGAGGTGAACGACCATTACGGCTTCTTCGTCTACAACATGAGCGGGCGCGAATATGCCGAGACGCTGGTAAAGCAGTACGAACGACTTGCGAGCGAGGGCGAGAAATCGGGCACGGTGATGTGCATTCCCCTGCACGCCTATCTCATCGGCCAGCCCCACCGGATCGGCCCGTTCGAGGAGGCGCTGGAGCATATCGCCAAGGACGGTCGCGCATGGCTCGCAACGGCAGGCGAAATCGTGGACGCGTGGAGGGCACAAGTCGCATGA
- a CDS encoding isochorismatase family protein, giving the protein MTDLVGTKMVEDGRTARAIFEEVMANPARKKFGFGEKLAIVNVDVQQAYTRTDLFKTAYETDPRQIEYINRISALAREKGMPVIWSRVAYKADAGDAGVWGTRTDTEDSLQNIKYESERHQFDPRCDIDADDLQYTKRMPSAFFETPLASYLVWHKVDTVVVTGGSTSGCVRATAVDALSHGYRTIVPVETCADKHESYHFANLTDLQLKYADVEPVQAVIDWLEAR; this is encoded by the coding sequence ATGACGGATCTCGTGGGCACGAAGATGGTCGAGGACGGCCGCACCGCGCGGGCGATCTTCGAGGAAGTGATGGCCAATCCGGCGCGCAAGAAGTTCGGCTTCGGCGAGAAACTGGCCATCGTGAACGTCGACGTGCAGCAAGCCTATACCCGCACCGACCTGTTCAAGACCGCTTACGAAACCGACCCCCGGCAGATCGAATACATCAACCGCATCTCGGCCCTCGCGCGGGAAAAGGGGATGCCGGTGATCTGGAGCCGGGTCGCCTACAAGGCGGACGCGGGCGATGCGGGCGTGTGGGGCACGCGCACCGACACCGAGGACAGCTTGCAGAACATCAAGTATGAATCCGAGCGCCACCAGTTCGACCCGCGCTGCGACATCGACGCGGACGACCTCCAGTATACGAAGCGTATGCCGAGCGCCTTCTTCGAGACGCCGCTTGCGAGCTATCTCGTCTGGCACAAGGTCGACACGGTCGTGGTGACGGGCGGCTCGACCAGCGGCTGCGTGCGGGCGACGGCGGTGGACGCGCTTTCCCACGGCTATCGCACCATCGTTCCCGTAGAGACCTGCGCGGACAAGCACGAGAGCTATCACTTCGCCAATCTCACCGACCTCCAGCTCAAATACGCCGATGTCGAGCCGGTGCAGGCGGTGATCGACTGGCTGGAGGCGCGCTGA
- a CDS encoding alpha/beta fold hydrolase has product MPSQITRQITRHVLTIPAQGGKPARKVHYRRCGQGPALLMVHQSPRSSSEYTELMRDWAAHFTCIAPDTPGFGQSDPLPGEPEINDFADAILEFADALGIAPCAAYGFHSGGIILVTAIKRRPQAFRCLAVGGYAIWTPEEMRIFGESYLPEFVPQPYGEHLAWIWSRILEQSWVFPWFDTREEARMSIAHADVEHVARTVSEMLDAGEHYRAGYGAVLRAPRDIPAPDAVVPPCLISAYDGDPLQAHIDRLGAMPASWSAQKVATPKEHQDLSLAFLKEHADTAPCGALPEDGHEGWLELEGGLIHWKGAKGGRLRLHRPAEELADPSKGEIAIDVPGHGQSDDFDDMKRAVEASAEALGVSDIDWPAPPAGDADRLYPDMAPDRFGLYLQRAWQVARAEAFFAPWYEANAAHAVPLTPEAIATPAVHARALARIRAGAAARRWHDTLAQIQGETA; this is encoded by the coding sequence TTGCCCAGTCAGATCACCCGCCAGATCACCCGCCACGTCCTCACCATTCCCGCGCAGGGCGGGAAACCGGCGCGCAAGGTGCATTACCGCCGCTGCGGGCAAGGCCCGGCGCTGCTGATGGTGCACCAGAGCCCGCGCTCCTCGTCCGAATACACCGAGCTGATGCGGGATTGGGCCGCGCATTTCACCTGCATCGCCCCCGACACGCCGGGCTTCGGGCAGTCCGACCCGCTGCCGGGCGAGCCTGAAATAAACGACTTCGCCGACGCGATCCTCGAATTCGCCGACGCGCTCGGCATCGCGCCATGCGCCGCCTACGGCTTTCATTCGGGCGGCATCATCCTTGTGACCGCGATCAAACGCAGGCCGCAGGCTTTCCGCTGTCTTGCGGTCGGCGGCTATGCGATCTGGACGCCGGAGGAGATGCGCATCTTCGGCGAGAGCTACCTGCCCGAATTCGTGCCGCAGCCCTATGGCGAGCACCTCGCGTGGATCTGGAGCCGCATCCTCGAACAGAGCTGGGTCTTCCCGTGGTTCGACACGCGCGAGGAAGCGCGGATGTCCATCGCCCACGCCGATGTGGAGCACGTCGCCCGGACGGTCTCCGAAATGCTCGACGCGGGCGAGCATTACCGCGCGGGCTACGGCGCGGTGCTGCGCGCCCCGCGCGACATCCCGGCCCCGGACGCCGTCGTGCCGCCCTGCCTCATCAGCGCCTATGACGGCGACCCGCTGCAGGCGCATATCGACCGGCTCGGCGCGATGCCCGCAAGCTGGAGCGCGCAGAAGGTCGCGACCCCGAAGGAGCACCAGGACCTGAGCCTAGCCTTCCTCAAGGAGCACGCGGACACCGCGCCCTGCGGCGCTTTGCCGGAGGACGGGCACGAAGGCTGGCTTGAACTCGAAGGCGGGCTGATCCATTGGAAGGGCGCGAAGGGCGGGCGACTGCGCCTGCACCGCCCGGCGGAGGAACTGGCCGACCCCTCCAAGGGCGAGATCGCCATCGACGTCCCCGGCCACGGCCAGTCCGACGATTTCGACGACATGAAACGCGCGGTCGAAGCCTCTGCCGAGGCGCTCGGGGTGAGCGACATCGACTGGCCCGCCCCACCTGCGGGCGATGCCGACCGGCTCTACCCCGACATGGCCCCCGACCGCTTCGGCCTCTACCTCCAGCGCGCATGGCAGGTCGCGCGCGCCGAGGCATTCTTCGCCCCGTGGTACGAGGCGAACGCCGCCCACGCGGTCCCGCTCACGCCGGAAGCCATCGCCACCCCGGCGGTCCACGCCCGCGCCCTCGCCCGCATCCGGGCAGGCGCCGCCGCGCGCCGCTGGCACGACACCCTCGCCCAGATCCAAGGAGAGACAGCATGA
- a CDS encoding DUF3598 domain-containing protein: MIDMAKEMPLLARHEGVWDGTYTYFNADNEKVDEHASRLLCRMTGDDEIPYHQTNYYTWPDGRTEVRDFPATYRDGRIWWDNELIQGWAAEVPLDDKNRTIMLYWQRTGDPSLYLYEQIQISDDGKNRCRTWHWIRDGKLETRTAIQEHFVTKDWKAIDAEMKAKHGA; the protein is encoded by the coding sequence ATGATCGACATGGCCAAGGAAATGCCGCTTCTCGCCCGCCACGAAGGCGTGTGGGACGGCACCTACACCTATTTCAACGCCGACAACGAGAAGGTCGACGAGCACGCCAGCCGCCTGCTCTGCCGGATGACCGGCGACGACGAGATCCCCTATCACCAGACGAATTACTACACATGGCCCGACGGCAGGACCGAGGTGCGCGATTTCCCCGCGACCTATCGCGACGGGCGCATCTGGTGGGACAATGAACTGATCCAGGGCTGGGCCGCCGAAGTGCCGCTCGACGACAAGAACCGCACGATCATGCTCTACTGGCAGCGCACGGGCGATCCCTCGCTCTACCTTTACGAGCAGATCCAGATTTCCGACGACGGCAAGAACCGCTGCCGCACGTGGCACTGGATCCGCGACGGCAAGCTGGAGACGCGCACCGCGATCCAGGAGCATTTCGTGACGAAGGACTGGAAGGCCATCGACGCGGAAATGAAGGCGAAACACGGCGCGTAA
- a CDS encoding 3-isopropylmalate dehydratase large subunit: MGRTLFGKIWDAHFVAETAGGAALVAIDRVFLHERTGAAALARMAEMGREVRDPARVFAVMDHIVDTRPGRGDGTLMPGGEGFITETRAACAEAGITLFDVNDPAQGIVHVISPEQGIVLPGLTLVAPDSHTCTQGAFGALAWGIGSSEAEHAMVTGTLRLEKPKTMRVTFEGALPAGVTAKDMILTLIAAHGAGGGAGHVVEFAGEAVRALDMEARMTLANMATEFSAMTGLIAPDETTFAYLAGRPYAPDSFEDPYWRTLRTDEDATFDREIVIDASQIVPMVSWGTSPEHTIPVTGTVPQGPARAHDYIGLEAGAALAGTPVDAAFIGSCTNARLSDLRRAAAILKGRRIAPGIRKALVVPGSLSVKRAAEAEGLDKVFEAAGFEWRMSGCSLCFYAGGEGFPQGSRVISSTNRNFEGRQGPGIRTHIASPETVAASAIAGVIADPREYMRVEEPA; encoded by the coding sequence ATGGGACGCACGCTGTTCGGCAAGATCTGGGACGCGCATTTCGTCGCCGAGACGGCGGGCGGCGCGGCGCTGGTCGCGATCGACCGGGTGTTCCTTCACGAACGCACCGGCGCCGCCGCGCTCGCCCGCATGGCCGAGATGGGGCGGGAAGTGCGCGATCCCGCGCGGGTCTTCGCCGTGATGGACCATATCGTCGACACGCGGCCCGGGCGCGGGGACGGGACATTGATGCCGGGCGGCGAGGGCTTCATCACCGAGACCCGCGCCGCCTGCGCCGAGGCGGGCATCACCCTGTTCGACGTCAACGACCCGGCGCAGGGCATCGTCCACGTGATCTCGCCCGAACAGGGCATCGTCCTGCCCGGCCTCACCCTCGTCGCGCCCGACAGCCACACCTGCACGCAAGGAGCCTTCGGCGCGCTCGCCTGGGGGATCGGCTCGTCCGAGGCCGAACACGCAATGGTGACGGGGACGCTGCGGCTCGAAAAGCCGAAGACGATGCGCGTGACCTTCGAGGGCGCGCTCCCAGCGGGCGTGACCGCGAAGGACATGATCCTCACCCTCATCGCCGCGCACGGCGCGGGCGGGGGCGCGGGGCACGTGGTGGAGTTCGCCGGGGAGGCGGTGCGCGCGCTCGACATGGAAGCGCGCATGACCCTCGCCAACATGGCGACCGAATTCAGCGCCATGACCGGGCTGATCGCGCCGGACGAGACGACCTTCGCCTACCTCGCGGGCAGGCCCTATGCGCCGGACAGCTTCGAGGATCCCTATTGGCGCACGCTCCGGACCGACGAGGACGCGACATTCGACCGCGAGATCGTCATCGACGCCTCACAGATCGTCCCGATGGTGAGCTGGGGGACGAGTCCCGAACACACCATCCCCGTCACCGGAACCGTCCCGCAAGGCCCGGCGCGGGCGCACGACTATATCGGGCTCGAAGCGGGGGCGGCTCTCGCCGGGACACCAGTGGACGCCGCCTTCATCGGCAGCTGCACCAATGCGCGCCTGTCCGACCTGCGCCGCGCCGCCGCGATCCTGAAGGGTCGCCGCATCGCCCCCGGCATCAGGAAGGCGCTGGTCGTGCCCGGCTCGCTTTCGGTCAAGCGCGCCGCCGAGGCCGAGGGGCTCGACAAAGTGTTCGAAGCGGCGGGCTTCGAATGGCGCATGAGCGGCTGTTCGCTGTGCTTCTACGCGGGCGGCGAGGGCTTTCCCCAAGGCTCGCGCGTCATCTCCAGCACCAATCGCAATTTCGAGGGGCGCCAGGGCCCCGGCATCCGCACCCACATCGCGTCGCCCGAAACCGTCGCGGCGAGCGCCATCGCAGGGGTGATCGCGGACCCGCGCGAATATATGCGCGTGGAGGAGCCGGCATGA
- the leuD gene encoding 3-isopropylmalate dehydratase small subunit, producing the protein MTAFPQPLAGIAAPLHVERLADNVDTDAVIPSREMRSTGRTGLAEGLFAPWRYSDADARTPNPDFVLNRPEYCNAQILVAGSNFGCGSSREHAVWALAEYGFRAVIAESFAPIFRGNCIRNFILPVTLPREVLEEIAGEVVEIDLEAQEVRCRGEAHGFDIDPEAKRMLAEGLDAIDLTLTQRDAIEGWTEVDREKRPWVYLENTE; encoded by the coding sequence ATGACCGCCTTCCCCCAGCCGCTCGCCGGGATCGCCGCGCCGCTCCATGTCGAAAGGCTCGCGGACAACGTGGACACCGACGCGGTCATTCCGAGCCGGGAAATGCGCTCGACCGGTCGCACGGGGCTTGCCGAGGGCCTGTTCGCCCCGTGGCGCTACAGCGATGCGGACGCCCGGACGCCGAATCCGGATTTCGTGCTCAACCGCCCGGAATACTGCAACGCGCAGATCCTCGTCGCGGGGTCCAATTTCGGCTGCGGGTCGAGCCGCGAACACGCGGTCTGGGCCCTTGCCGAATACGGTTTTCGCGCTGTGATCGCGGAAAGCTTCGCGCCGATCTTCCGCGGCAACTGCATCCGCAATTTCATCCTCCCCGTCACCCTGCCGCGCGAGGTGCTGGAGGAGATCGCGGGAGAGGTGGTCGAGATCGACCTCGAAGCGCAGGAGGTCCGCTGCCGGGGTGAGGCGCACGGCTTCGACATCGACCCCGAGGCCAAGCGGATGCTGGCCGAAGGGCTCGACGCGATCGACCTGACGCTGACGCAGCGCGATGCGATAGAAGGCTGGACCGAGGTCGACCGCGAAAAGCGCCCCTGGGTATACTTGGAGAACACCGAATGA
- a CDS encoding hydroxymethylglutaryl-CoA lyase, which produces MTEILVSEVGPRDGLQSIDRVMPLEAKKRWIAAEAAAGVKEIEVGSFVPPKLLPQMADTAELVAFAREIEGLTVVALVPNAKGASRAAEAGVHAMSIPFSMSETHSIKNVRKDHPAMLEEIAAASAIAREHSIHFAVGLSTAFGCTMEGAVSEDQVVRLAEKAVEAGAEELSLSDTTGYADPAQVRRLTRKVKAAVGADRLTTLHLHNTRGLGLANVVAGLEEGITTFDASLGGLGGCPFAPGASGNLVTEDLVLMLNSMGLKTGIDLEKLLEVRKIVAEALPGEPLYGFTPDAGPMLDYKERAAA; this is translated from the coding sequence ATGACCGAAATCCTCGTATCCGAAGTCGGCCCGCGCGACGGGCTGCAGTCGATCGACCGGGTGATGCCGCTGGAAGCGAAGAAGCGCTGGATCGCAGCCGAAGCGGCGGCGGGCGTGAAGGAAATCGAGGTCGGCAGCTTCGTGCCGCCGAAACTCCTGCCGCAGATGGCCGACACCGCCGAACTGGTCGCCTTCGCGCGGGAAATCGAGGGGCTGACCGTCGTCGCGCTCGTCCCCAATGCCAAGGGCGCGAGCCGCGCGGCCGAAGCCGGGGTCCACGCCATGAGCATCCCCTTCTCGATGAGCGAGACGCACTCGATCAAGAACGTGCGCAAGGACCATCCCGCCATGCTCGAAGAGATCGCAGCGGCCTCCGCCATTGCGCGCGAACACTCGATCCATTTCGCGGTCGGCCTCTCCACCGCCTTCGGCTGCACGATGGAAGGCGCGGTCAGCGAGGACCAGGTCGTGCGCCTTGCGGAAAAGGCGGTCGAGGCGGGCGCCGAGGAGCTCTCGCTGTCCGACACGACCGGCTATGCCGACCCGGCGCAGGTCCGCAGGCTCACCCGCAAGGTCAAGGCGGCGGTCGGCGCGGACAGGCTCACCACGCTCCACCTCCACAACACGCGCGGGCTTGGCCTCGCCAATGTCGTCGCGGGGCTGGAGGAAGGGATCACCACCTTCGACGCCTCCCTGGGCGGCCTCGGCGGCTGTCCCTTCGCGCCGGGTGCGAGCGGGAACCTCGTGACCGAGGACCTCGTCCTCATGCTCAATTCCATGGGGCTGAAGACCGGGATCGACCTCGAGAAACTGCTCGAAGTGCGCAAAATCGTCGCCGAGGCGCTTCCCGGCGAGCCGCTCTACGGCTTCACGCCGGATGCGGGGCCGATGCTCGATTACAAGGAAAGGGCCGCGGCATGA